One genomic region from Gammaproteobacteria bacterium encodes:
- a CDS encoding glucose-6-phosphate dehydrogenase — translation MKAEPCTIVIFGATGNLSSIKLMPALFRLEAEGRLPGETTILAIARRPWSREQWIEAVAEMLNQKYPQGFDRAVFERFAQRLYYHQGDLNDDGMYEGLRRRFVEEQHFSRNAMFYMSIRPAEFSPVIEHLGKVELLQQREGWRRVIIEKPFGYDLLSAQTLQKGLSRFLDESQIYRIDHYLGKATVRNLLVFRFSNLLLEPLWHRNYIDHVQITHSETLGIGNRADYYDGAGALRDMIQSHLMQLLALVAMEPPAGMDAESLRDEKVKVLKSVRPIPQNAVHAHAFRGQYSHGNVDGKPVPGYLEEEGVAPNSTTETYAALKLYIDNWRWKGVPFYVRTGKRLAESKSAIVIRFKHPPQQLFRDTPVEQFKSNWIMLGIQPNDCLKMEINVKEYGTAMKTRLISLDASYHDKSAKIADAYEDLLLDVMKGDHSLFLRYDEVEWAWRVVDPILKVWSMERDFINTYTAGTWGPRGTYRLFDREDQFWRHSLDVDGNDVSSEAY, via the coding sequence ATGAAGGCTGAGCCTTGCACCATCGTCATTTTTGGCGCGACCGGTAATCTCTCCAGCATCAAATTAATGCCGGCGCTGTTCCGGCTGGAAGCCGAGGGCCGCTTGCCGGGCGAGACTACGATTCTTGCCATTGCGCGGCGGCCATGGAGTCGCGAGCAATGGATTGAAGCCGTGGCGGAGATGTTGAATCAAAAATATCCGCAAGGGTTTGATCGCGCAGTCTTCGAGCGTTTTGCGCAGCGGCTGTATTATCATCAGGGCGATCTCAACGATGACGGCATGTATGAAGGTCTGCGCCGCCGTTTTGTGGAAGAGCAGCATTTTTCGCGCAATGCCATGTTCTATATGTCAATCCGTCCTGCGGAATTCAGTCCGGTGATCGAGCATCTGGGTAAAGTCGAGCTCTTGCAACAACGCGAGGGCTGGCGCCGCGTTATTATCGAAAAACCGTTTGGTTACGACCTGCTCAGCGCGCAAACCTTGCAAAAGGGACTGAGCCGTTTCCTGGATGAATCGCAGATTTATCGCATCGATCATTACCTGGGTAAGGCCACGGTGCGTAATCTGTTGGTGTTTCGGTTTTCCAATTTATTGTTGGAACCGCTCTGGCATCGCAATTACATCGACCACGTGCAGATAACACATTCCGAAACCTTGGGTATCGGCAATCGTGCCGATTATTACGATGGTGCCGGCGCGCTGCGTGACATGATCCAAAGCCATCTCATGCAGTTGCTGGCCCTGGTAGCGATGGAGCCGCCGGCGGGCATGGATGCCGAATCGTTGCGTGATGAAAAGGTAAAGGTGCTGAAATCAGTACGCCCGATTCCGCAAAACGCAGTGCATGCTCATGCCTTCCGCGGCCAATATTCTCACGGTAATGTCGATGGCAAGCCGGTGCCGGGTTATCTTGAAGAAGAGGGTGTGGCACCGAACAGCACCACCGAGACTTATGCTGCGCTCAAACTCTACATTGATAACTGGCGCTGGAAAGGTGTGCCTTTTTACGTGCGTACCGGCAAGCGTCTGGCGGAGTCCAAATCAGCAATTGTCATTCGTTTTAAACATCCACCGCAGCAATTGTTCCGCGATACGCCGGTTGAGCAATTCAAGTCCAACTGGATCATGCTCGGTATTCAGCCTAACGATTGCCTGAAGATGGAGATCAATGTCAAGGAATACGGTACCGCGATGAAGACACGCCTCATCAGTCTGGATGCGAGTTATCATGACAAGAGCGCCAAAATCGCCGATGCTTATGAAGACTTGTTGCTGGACGTGATGAAGGGCGACCATTCGCTGTTTTTGCGCTACGATGAAGTGGAGTGGGCTTGGCGCGTGGTGGACCCGATCCTCAAGGTCTGGTCGATGGAACGGGACTTCATCAATACCTATACCGCCGGCACCTGGGGGCCGCGAGGCACCTACCGGCTGTTCGATCGCGAGGATCAGTTCTGGCGGCACTCGCTGGATGTCGATGGCAATGACGTGAGCTCTGAGGCTTACTAG
- the aceE gene encoding pyruvate dehydrogenase (acetyl-transferring), homodimeric type — MSQQTQLPDIDAVETQEWIEALESVIENEGVERAHFLLEQLIDKARRSGANLPYSPNTAYVNTIPPHLEAQIPGDQALEDRIRSYIRWNAMAMVVKANRKSTELGGHIATFASAATLYDVGYSHFWHGPNDVTRGDLIYFQGHAAPGMYARAYIEGRLTEEQLDRFRQEVDGNGLSSYPHPHLMSEFWQFPTVSMGLGPIMSIYQARFMKYLQDRGLSDTTGRKVWGFLGDGETDEPESLGAISLAGREKLDNLIWVVNCNLQRLDGPVRGNGKIVQDLEASFRGAGWNVIKVLWGSYWDPLLATDTHGLLHQRMMEVVDGDLQNYKSKDGAYVREHFFGKYPELKAMVAKMSDEDIWRLNRGGHDPHKVYAAYHAAVNHTGQPTVILAQTVKGYGIGAAGEAQNRTHSQKKLDADEMLAFRNRFNIPLSDEDAAVGRYYKPSEDSPEMKHMRECRAALGGYLPTRIDKVTPLEIPPLSVFDPLLQGSGDRDMSTTMAYVRMLTILCRDKNIGKHIVPIVPDEARTFGMEGMFRQLGIYSSVGQLYTPQDKDEIMFYKEDKSGQILEEGINEAGSMSSWIAAATSYSAHGVSTIPFYIYYSMFGFQRIGDLAWASGDMQARGFLIGATAGRTTLAGEGLQHQDGHGLVLAGTIPNCVSYDPTFSYEMAVIIHNGLERMIAKQENVFFYITSMNENYVHPAMPAGVEEGIIKGLYLFRAGGDSKRKVQLMGSGTILREVIAAADMLKNEWDVDADIWSATSFNELAREASDCDRTNRLHPTAAPKVPYVTRCLQDRAGPVIAATDYIRTYSDQIRKWVPSRYEVLGTDGFGRSDTRAQLRKHFEVNSYHVVVTALKALADEGVLPATKVVEAISKYGINAEKINPLHA; from the coding sequence ATGTCTCAGCAAACACAGTTACCCGATATCGACGCCGTGGAAACCCAGGAGTGGATTGAAGCGCTGGAATCGGTGATTGAAAACGAGGGCGTCGAGCGGGCTCACTTTTTGCTCGAGCAGTTGATCGACAAGGCGCGCCGTTCGGGTGCGAACCTGCCGTATTCGCCAAACACAGCCTATGTGAACACGATTCCGCCGCACCTTGAAGCGCAGATTCCCGGCGATCAGGCGCTGGAAGACCGGATTCGCAGCTACATCCGCTGGAACGCGATGGCGATGGTGGTGAAGGCGAATCGCAAGAGTACGGAGTTGGGTGGTCATATCGCGACCTTCGCTTCGGCAGCAACCTTGTACGATGTGGGTTACAGCCATTTTTGGCATGGCCCAAACGATGTCACTCGCGGTGATTTGATTTATTTCCAGGGCCATGCCGCGCCGGGTATGTATGCGCGTGCCTATATTGAGGGGCGTTTGACGGAGGAGCAGTTGGATCGTTTTCGTCAGGAAGTGGATGGCAATGGTTTGTCATCCTATCCGCATCCGCATTTGATGTCGGAGTTCTGGCAGTTCCCAACGGTTTCCATGGGCCTGGGGCCGATCATGTCGATTTATCAGGCGCGATTCATGAAGTATCTGCAAGATCGCGGCCTGTCGGATACCACGGGTCGCAAGGTGTGGGGGTTCCTGGGCGATGGTGAAACCGATGAGCCGGAGAGCCTGGGGGCGATTTCACTCGCGGGCCGTGAAAAACTTGATAATCTGATTTGGGTGGTGAATTGCAATCTGCAACGTCTGGATGGCCCGGTGCGTGGTAATGGCAAGATTGTGCAGGATCTGGAAGCCAGTTTCCGTGGCGCGGGCTGGAATGTTATTAAAGTGCTGTGGGGTAGCTATTGGGATCCGCTGCTGGCGACGGATACGCATGGTTTGTTACACCAGCGCATGATGGAAGTCGTCGATGGCGATTTGCAGAATTACAAATCCAAAGATGGCGCCTATGTGCGCGAGCATTTCTTTGGTAAATATCCTGAATTGAAGGCGATGGTGGCCAAGATGTCCGATGAGGATATCTGGCGCTTGAACCGTGGCGGTCATGACCCGCACAAGGTATACGCTGCTTATCATGCCGCAGTGAATCATACGGGGCAGCCGACGGTTATTCTGGCGCAAACCGTTAAAGGTTACGGCATTGGCGCCGCAGGTGAGGCGCAGAATCGTACACACTCACAGAAGAAACTTGATGCCGATGAAATGCTGGCCTTTCGCAACCGCTTCAATATTCCATTGAGCGATGAAGATGCAGCAGTAGGCAGGTATTACAAGCCATCTGAAGACAGCCCGGAAATGAAACACATGCGCGAGTGCCGTGCGGCGCTTGGAGGTTACCTGCCGACACGTATCGATAAAGTGACGCCGCTGGAGATTCCGCCGTTATCGGTATTTGATCCGCTGCTGCAAGGCAGCGGTGATCGTGATATGTCGACCACAATGGCCTATGTGCGGATGCTGACTATTCTCTGTCGTGACAAGAACATCGGTAAACATATCGTGCCGATCGTGCCTGACGAGGCGCGCACCTTCGGTATGGAGGGCATGTTCCGCCAGTTGGGGATTTATTCGTCGGTCGGTCAGCTCTATACGCCGCAGGATAAAGACGAAATCATGTTCTATAAGGAAGACAAGAGTGGCCAGATCCTGGAAGAGGGGATCAATGAGGCGGGCTCGATGTCATCCTGGATTGCGGCGGCGACGTCGTATAGTGCGCATGGTGTCAGCACCATTCCGTTCTACATTTATTACTCGATGTTCGGCTTCCAGCGCATCGGCGATTTGGCGTGGGCCTCGGGCGATATGCAAGCGCGCGGTTTCTTGATCGGTGCCACCGCGGGTCGTACCACACTGGCGGGTGAAGGTCTGCAACATCAAGATGGTCATGGTTTGGTGCTGGCGGGTACAATTCCAAACTGCGTCAGCTACGATCCGACATTCAGTTATGAAATGGCCGTGATTATTCATAACGGTTTGGAGCGCATGATTGCCAAGCAGGAAAATGTGTTCTTCTACATCACGTCAATGAACGAAAACTATGTCCATCCGGCCATGCCGGCAGGTGTGGAAGAGGGTATCATCAAGGGCTTGTATTTGTTCCGCGCCGGTGGTGATAGCAAGCGCAAGGTGCAGTTGATGGGATCAGGTACGATCCTGCGTGAAGTGATTGCGGCCGCAGATATGTTGAAGAATGAATGGGATGTCGATGCCGACATTTGGAGTGCCACCAGCTTTAACGAGCTGGCACGCGAGGCCAGCGATTGTGATCGCACGAACCGTTTGCATCCGACGGCGGCGCCCAAGGTGCCGTATGTGACGCGATGTCTGCAAGACCGTGCTGGTCCGGTAATCGCCGCAACGGATTACATCCGTACCTATTCGGATCAGATTCGTAAATGGGTGCCGTCGCGTTATGAAGTGCTGGGTACCGATGGTTTCGGGCGCAGTGATACCCGAGCCCAGTTGCGCAAACACTTTGAGGTCAACAGTTATCACGTCGTGGTTACCGCGTTGAAGGCATTGGCCGATGAAGGTGTTTTACCAGCCACCAAGGTGGTCGAGGCGATCTCCAAGTACGGCATCAATGCCGAAAAAATCAATCCGCTGCACGCGTAA
- the lpdA gene encoding dihydrolipoyl dehydrogenase produces MSNIVEIKIPNIGDFKGVEVIEVLVSPGDQVKAEQSLITVESDKAAMEIPAPQAGVIKELLLKVGDKVSEGSAILKLEVSAGAAIAPTTAAPAQKPVAAPTATTVAAPKATSYSGNVDIETEIAVLGSGPGGYTAAFRAADLGKKVVLIERYESIGGVCLNVGCIPSKALLHTAQVMNEAKEFHEIGVAFNNPEIDLDKLRAHKNKVVGRLTGGLKQLAKQRKVEIVHGYGKFTSPNTIEVVAADGGKKVVGFENCIIAAGSRVTKLPFIPWSDPRVMDSTDALEINETPKRLLVVGGGIIGLEMATVYDALGSKVTIVELSPGIIPGADRDVVRPLERRIKKKYENIFLNTKVTAIAPTLEGLACSFEGKDAPAQDTFDRVLVSIGRSPNGKLIDAEKAGVVVDERGFINVDKQMRTNVPHIFAIGDIVGQPMLAHKATHEGKVAAEVIAGMKSYFDARTIPAVAYTDPEVAWMGKTEEQCKAEGIAYEKGVFPWAASGRSLSIGRDEGMTKVLFGEDHRLIGAAMTGPNAGELIAEAVLALEMGADAHDIGMTIHPHPTLSETFNFAAEVAEGTCTDIYMPRKK; encoded by the coding sequence ATGAGCAACATCGTCGAGATCAAGATTCCAAACATCGGTGACTTCAAGGGTGTTGAAGTTATCGAGGTATTGGTTAGCCCCGGAGATCAAGTTAAAGCCGAACAGTCGCTGATTACGGTGGAATCCGACAAGGCAGCGATGGAGATTCCCGCGCCGCAGGCAGGCGTGATCAAAGAATTATTATTGAAAGTGGGTGACAAGGTTTCCGAGGGCAGTGCAATTCTGAAGCTGGAAGTCAGCGCAGGTGCAGCAATCGCCCCGACAACAGCTGCCCCAGCACAAAAGCCCGTAGCCGCGCCCACGGCAACAACAGTGGCTGCGCCCAAGGCGACAAGCTACAGCGGTAATGTTGATATCGAAACTGAAATTGCAGTATTGGGTTCCGGGCCGGGCGGTTATACCGCCGCCTTCCGTGCTGCAGATTTGGGCAAGAAAGTGGTGCTCATCGAGCGCTACGAAAGCATTGGCGGTGTCTGTTTGAATGTCGGTTGTATTCCATCCAAGGCCTTGCTGCACACCGCACAAGTCATGAATGAGGCAAAAGAATTTCATGAAATTGGCGTCGCCTTCAACAATCCCGAGATCGATCTTGATAAATTGCGCGCCCACAAGAACAAGGTCGTTGGCCGTTTGACCGGTGGTTTAAAACAGTTGGCCAAGCAGCGCAAGGTAGAGATTGTTCATGGTTACGGAAAGTTCACCTCGCCGAATACGATTGAAGTTGTTGCTGCTGATGGCGGCAAGAAAGTCGTCGGGTTTGAAAACTGTATCATCGCTGCCGGTTCGCGCGTGACCAAGCTACCGTTTATTCCCTGGAGTGATCCGCGAGTCATGGATTCTACTGATGCTTTGGAGATCAACGAGACGCCAAAACGTTTGCTGGTCGTTGGCGGTGGGATCATCGGTCTGGAAATGGCAACGGTTTACGATGCCCTCGGTTCCAAGGTGACAATCGTTGAGTTGTCACCCGGCATTATCCCTGGTGCGGATCGCGACGTGGTGCGGCCGCTGGAGCGCCGAATCAAGAAAAAGTATGAAAACATTTTCCTGAACACCAAGGTCACAGCGATTGCGCCGACGCTGGAAGGCCTGGCCTGCTCCTTTGAAGGCAAAGATGCGCCGGCGCAGGATACCTTTGATCGCGTATTGGTCTCCATCGGTCGTTCACCGAACGGCAAGCTGATCGACGCCGAGAAGGCAGGCGTGGTGGTCGACGAGCGCGGATTTATTAATGTCGACAAGCAAATGCGCACCAACGTGCCACACATCTTTGCCATTGGCGACATCGTCGGCCAGCCGATGCTGGCACACAAGGCGACGCACGAAGGCAAGGTCGCCGCAGAAGTGATCGCCGGCATGAAATCCTATTTCGACGCCCGCACTATCCCCGCCGTGGCCTATACCGATCCTGAAGTGGCATGGATGGGTAAGACCGAGGAACAGTGCAAGGCCGAAGGGATTGCCTACGAGAAAGGTGTGTTTCCCTGGGCCGCCAGTGGTCGTTCGCTTTCCATCGGGCGTGACGAGGGCATGACCAAAGTGCTGTTCGGTGAAGACCATCGCCTGATTGGTGCCGCGATGACCGGCCCTAATGCCGGCGAGTTGATCGCCGAGGCGGTGCTGGCACTGGAGATGGGGGCGGATGCGCATGACATCGGCATGACAATACATCCACATCCGACCTTGTCGGAAACATTTAACTTCGCTGCCGAGGTGGCGGAGGGCACTTGTACCGACATCTACATGCCCAGGAAAAAATGA
- the gnd gene encoding decarboxylating 6-phosphogluconate dehydrogenase: protein MRMAMIGLGKMGGNMTRRLRRGGVEVVGFNRSQDIVKTLVKEEGMIAASSLADAVTKLKAPRVVWLMLPAGAPTEQAIEELITLLEQGDVVIDGGNSNYHDSQRRGALLEQHGIGFVDAGTSGGVWGLENGYCLMVGGTPSAVRTIEPAIKVLAPGKDYGWAHVGPAGAGHFTKMIHNGIEYGMMQAMAEGFALMRGKKEFNLDLAQISELWRHGSVVRSWLLDLTADALKQDQNLKDVVPYVADSGEGRWTVIESIDQGVAAPVLSLALQMRFASQDQEGYEYRLLSMMRNAFGGHAVKRGGE from the coding sequence ATGCGGATGGCAATGATCGGTTTGGGCAAGATGGGTGGCAACATGACACGCCGCTTGCGCCGAGGGGGAGTTGAGGTGGTCGGTTTTAACCGCTCGCAAGACATCGTTAAAACTCTGGTCAAAGAAGAAGGCATGATTGCAGCCAGCTCGCTGGCGGACGCGGTGACAAAATTGAAAGCACCGCGTGTTGTATGGTTGATGCTGCCCGCAGGGGCGCCGACCGAGCAGGCCATTGAAGAATTGATCACGTTGCTGGAGCAAGGTGATGTTGTCATCGACGGTGGTAATTCCAATTATCACGACAGCCAACGCCGTGGCGCGCTGCTGGAGCAGCATGGTATCGGTTTTGTCGATGCCGGAACGTCTGGCGGTGTCTGGGGTTTGGAGAACGGTTACTGTTTGATGGTGGGTGGCACACCGAGTGCAGTGCGCACCATCGAACCAGCGATCAAGGTGTTGGCGCCGGGCAAGGATTACGGCTGGGCGCATGTCGGGCCTGCAGGCGCGGGTCACTTCACCAAAATGATTCACAACGGCATTGAATACGGCATGATGCAGGCGATGGCCGAAGGTTTTGCCTTGATGCGCGGCAAGAAAGAATTCAATCTCGATCTGGCACAGATTTCGGAATTGTGGCGTCACGGTTCGGTGGTGCGCAGCTGGTTGCTGGATTTGACGGCCGATGCCCTGAAGCAGGATCAGAATCTCAAGGATGTCGTACCCTATGTTGCCGATTCCGGTGAAGGCCGCTGGACGGTGATTGAATCCATCGACCAAGGCGTCGCGGCACCGGTATTGAGTCTGGCGCTGCAAATGCGTTTTGCCAGTCAGGATCAGGAAGGTTATGAATACCGTCTGTTGTCGATGATGCGCAATGCCTTTGGCGGTCATGCCGTGAAGAGGGGCGGTGAATGA
- the aceF gene encoding dihydrolipoyllysine-residue acetyltransferase, whose translation MLTEIRVPDIGDFKDVEVIEVLVAVGDTVKPEQSLITVESDKAAMEIPAPQAGVVKELKLKVGDRVAQGSLILMLEASAEAVAAPAKTAPAPSKPATAVPARTAAPAPQAALARPSPTAQINEVSFAKAYATPSIRKFARELGVDLGRVSGRGRKGRITKEDVQDFVKRALAQGTGGGGMTVAPMPVIDFSQWGEIETRALTKINKLTGQFLHRNWVSIPHVTQFDEADITDLEAYRKELVEQHKDKGIKVTMLVFLMKAVVAGLKEYPRFNSSLDAGGENLIFKKYFNIGVAVDTPDGLVVPVVRDVDRKSLVDLATELGEISIKARDKKLRPADMQGGCFTISSLGGIGGTKFTPIVNAPDVAILGVSRSKMQPVWNGKEFAPRLMLPLSLSYDHRVIDGADGARFTTFLSRVLADARKSLA comes from the coding sequence ATGCTGACAGAAATTCGTGTGCCGGATATCGGTGACTTCAAGGATGTCGAAGTCATTGAGGTGTTGGTGGCTGTGGGTGACACGGTTAAGCCCGAGCAATCATTGATTACAGTGGAGTCCGATAAGGCGGCAATGGAAATTCCGGCGCCGCAAGCCGGTGTGGTCAAGGAACTGAAACTTAAAGTGGGTGATCGTGTTGCCCAAGGTAGTTTGATCTTGATGCTGGAAGCCAGTGCCGAAGCAGTTGCAGCGCCTGCGAAAACGGCCCCCGCGCCCAGCAAGCCAGCCACAGCTGTGCCAGCGAGAACAGCAGCGCCTGCGCCACAGGCCGCGCTTGCACGTCCGTCACCGACGGCGCAAATCAATGAAGTGAGTTTTGCCAAGGCCTACGCCACGCCTTCGATTCGTAAGTTTGCGCGCGAGCTGGGTGTTGATCTGGGGCGCGTCTCAGGTCGTGGCCGTAAGGGACGCATCACCAAAGAAGACGTTCAGGATTTTGTGAAGCGCGCCTTGGCACAAGGCACAGGTGGCGGTGGTATGACCGTGGCACCGATGCCGGTGATCGATTTCAGCCAGTGGGGTGAGATCGAAACCAGGGCCTTGACCAAGATCAATAAACTCACCGGTCAGTTTTTGCATCGTAACTGGGTTTCAATTCCACATGTTACGCAATTTGACGAAGCGGACATCACCGATCTTGAAGCCTATCGTAAAGAACTGGTCGAACAGCATAAGGATAAGGGCATTAAAGTCACGATGCTCGTTTTCCTGATGAAGGCGGTGGTTGCCGGACTTAAGGAATATCCGCGTTTCAATAGCTCGCTGGATGCGGGCGGCGAGAATCTGATTTTCAAGAAATATTTCAATATCGGCGTCGCAGTCGATACGCCGGATGGTCTGGTGGTGCCAGTGGTGCGCGATGTGGATCGTAAATCGCTGGTCGATCTGGCCACTGAGTTGGGTGAGATCAGTATTAAGGCACGTGATAAAAAACTGCGTCCCGCCGACATGCAGGGTGGATGTTTCACCATTTCCAGTCTGGGCGGTATCGGTGGCACCAAATTCACGCCAATCGTGAATGCGCCTGATGTCGCAATTCTCGGTGTGTCGCGTTCGAAAATGCAGCCGGTATGGAATGGCAAGGAATTCGCACCACGGCTGATGTTGCCATTGTCGTTGTCGTATGACCATCGCGTGATCGATGGCGCCGATGGCGCCCGGTTTACGACATTCCTGAGTCGTGTTTTGGCGGATGCACGAAAGTCTTTGGCATAA
- the pgi gene encoding glucose-6-phosphate isomerase codes for MGISKTVAWQALQSHYQDMQNVHMRDMFAADSGRFNKFSLQFEDVLLDYSKNCIDQRTLKLLCDLARQADVEGWRDRMYSGDKINCTEDRAVLHIALRNRSNRPIDVDGENVMPAVNAVLDKMKHFCEAVRNGQWRGFSGQRITDVVNIGIGGSDLGPAMVTEALTPYGRSDLRVHFVSNIDSTHLLETLKKLDPHSTLFIVASKTFTTQETIINARSAKDWLLEASGDEHSVAKHFVALSTNTAEVTRFGIDPKNMFEFWDWVGGRYSLWSAIGLSIAVYIGFEQFEELLAGAHAMDEHFRNAPLEKNMPIILALLGIWYNNFFGAQTHAIMPYDQYLRRFPAYFQQGDMESNGKHVTRDGAPVDCNTGPVIWGQPGTNGQHAFYQLIHQGTKLIPCDFLAAVESHNPLGEHHQILLANFFAQPEALMKGKTEAEARAELVAAGMSGAALEKLLPHKVFDGDRPSNSILYQKLTPRTLGSLIAMYEHKIFVQGIIWNINSFDQWGVELGKQLAKAIQPELRDGKSVTSHDASTNGLINYYKKLRG; via the coding sequence ATGGGGATCAGTAAGACAGTGGCATGGCAAGCCCTGCAGTCGCATTATCAGGACATGCAGAATGTTCATATGCGCGACATGTTTGCCGCGGATTCCGGCCGGTTTAACAAGTTTTCCCTTCAGTTCGAAGATGTTCTTCTCGACTATTCCAAAAATTGCATCGATCAACGAACGCTGAAGCTGCTTTGCGATCTGGCGCGTCAGGCCGATGTCGAGGGTTGGCGTGATCGCATGTATAGCGGTGACAAGATCAATTGCACCGAAGATCGCGCCGTACTCCATATCGCACTGCGCAATCGCAGTAACAGGCCGATTGACGTCGATGGTGAAAATGTCATGCCTGCCGTCAATGCCGTGCTCGATAAAATGAAGCATTTTTGTGAGGCCGTGCGTAACGGCCAGTGGCGCGGTTTTAGCGGCCAGCGGATTACCGATGTCGTCAATATTGGAATTGGTGGCTCGGATCTGGGGCCAGCAATGGTCACCGAAGCGCTCACACCCTATGGCCGCAGCGATCTGCGCGTGCACTTTGTCTCCAATATCGACAGTACCCATTTGCTCGAAACACTCAAAAAGCTCGACCCGCACAGTACCTTGTTCATTGTCGCCTCCAAGACCTTCACTACCCAGGAAACCATCATCAATGCCCGCTCGGCCAAGGACTGGTTACTTGAAGCGAGTGGCGATGAACACAGCGTGGCCAAACATTTTGTCGCACTTTCCACCAACACCGCAGAAGTGACGCGCTTCGGCATCGATCCGAAGAATATGTTCGAGTTCTGGGATTGGGTTGGTGGCCGGTACTCGTTATGGAGCGCGATTGGGCTTTCGATTGCGGTTTATATTGGTTTTGAGCAATTCGAGGAGTTGCTGGCCGGTGCGCATGCTATGGATGAGCATTTCCGCAACGCGCCACTCGAAAAAAACATGCCAATAATCCTGGCGCTGCTTGGTATCTGGTACAACAATTTCTTTGGCGCGCAAACACACGCCATCATGCCCTATGACCAATACCTGCGTCGCTTTCCCGCCTATTTTCAACAAGGCGATATGGAAAGCAACGGCAAACATGTGACCCGTGATGGCGCGCCGGTCGATTGCAATACCGGGCCGGTGATCTGGGGACAACCCGGCACCAACGGTCAACATGCGTTTTATCAACTGATACATCAAGGGACAAAATTAATCCCCTGCGATTTTCTCGCCGCCGTCGAATCGCACAACCCGCTCGGCGAACATCATCAAATTCTGCTCGCCAATTTCTTCGCCCAGCCCGAAGCATTGATGAAAGGCAAGACCGAGGCTGAAGCCCGTGCCGAGCTGGTCGCCGCCGGAATGAGTGGTGCGGCATTGGAAAAATTGCTGCCGCATAAAGTATTCGATGGTGACCGACCCTCGAATTCAATTCTCTATCAAAAACTCACGCCGCGAACACTGGGCAGCTTGATTGCGATGTATGAACACAAGATATTCGTCCAAGGTATCATCTGGAATATCAATTCCTTCGACCAGTGGGGCGTGGAGTTGGGTAAACAGCTTGCCAAGGCTATACAGCCTGAGTTACGGGATGGGAAGTCGGTCACCAGCCATGACGCGTCTACCAATGGCTTGATTAATTACTATAAGAAACTGAGGGGATAA